One genomic segment of Erythrolamprus reginae isolate rEryReg1 chromosome 2, rEryReg1.hap1, whole genome shotgun sequence includes these proteins:
- the LOC139160647 gene encoding acylamino-acid-releasing enzyme-like isoform X2 → MEPPLLNDTEEIATLYRDLSQYPSLSHACIGPEVTTQYGGKHCNIYTEWSQRDLERAENVKFCRQYLVFHDNQSVIYSGPSGNCTEVKGELLSRDSPSGTQKAVVRKMNNSKGEEKQFLEVWEKNRKVKSIELTALEKHGQVYDDDQFGCLAWSHSETHLLYVAEKKRPKTESFFKPRAPELNTEEELAKTEQDKAVKGEQFVFYEDWGETLVAKSIPVLCILDIESNNISVLEGVPEYISPGQAFWTPNDTGVVFTGWYHEPFRLGLKYCINRRSSLFHVDLTGGQCELLSEDNKAIWSPRLSPDQCRIVYLENQASGPHQQCSRICMYDWYTKLTSVIVDIVPRQIQDGFAGIYSTALPEHCWAADSQRVVLDTIQRSRQELIVVDIASKSVCSLTKSSSLGSWVLLTIDRDLMVARFSTPNSPPMLMVAFLPPAGKEAEVNWVCLEETSPIQGISWDVHILQPSPDQDNPQYRGLDFEAILLKPTQVPEQAKLPLVVSPHGGPHSVFTTTWMLYPAVLCRMGFAVLLVNYRGSLGFGQDSVDSLPGNVGCQDVKDVQFCVEQMLQKEPLDSKRVALLGGSHGGFLSCHLIGQYPSTYKACVTRNPVVNMASMIGSTDIPDWCMTEVGLPYDQAALPVPEQWEKMLLHSPMQFVDKVQAPVLLLIGEEDRRVPPKQGLEYYRALRSRGIPTRMLQYPSDNHALSSVEAEADGFMNIALWFLQHLK, encoded by the exons TTGCTGAATGATACAGAAGAAATAGCTACCTTGTACCGTGATCTGAGCCAGTATCCTTCGCTTTCGCATGCTTGTATTGGGCCTGAAGTAACAACTCAGTATGGTGGTAAACATTGCAATATTTATACGG AGTGGTCACAGCGGGATTTGGAAAGAGCTGAAAACGTGAAATTCTGCCGTCAATACCTCGTTTTCCATGACAACCAGTCCGTTATCTATTCTGGTCCCTCAGGCAATTGCACTGAAGTCAAAGGAGA ACTGCTCAGTCGGGATTCTCCGAGTGGAACTCAAAAAGCTGTTGTGCGAAAGATGAACAATAGCAAAGGCGAGGAAAAACAGTTTCTGGAG GTCTGGGAAAAAAACCGGAAGGTGAAGAGCATTGAGTTGACAGCTCTAGAGAAGCATGGCCAAGTATATGATGATG ATCAGTTTGGCTGTTTGGCCTGGTCACACTCAGAGACTCACCTTCTCTACGTGGCAGAAAAGAAGCGTCCCAAGACAGAGTCTTTCTTTAAGCCCAGAGCCCCTGAGCTGAATACTGAAGAGGAGCTGGCCAAGACTGAACAAGACAAAGCAGTCAAG GGAGAGCAGTTCGTATTTTATGAAGACTGGGGGGAAACTCTGGTGGCTAAGAGTATCCCTGTGCTGTGTATATTGGACATTGAGAGCAACAATATTTCTGTGCTAGAAGGTGTTCCAGAATATATCTCACCTGGTCAG GCTTTCTGGACCCCAAATGACACAGGAGTGGTATTCACTGGCTGGTATCATGAGCCTTTCCGTCTAGGCTTGAAGTACTGCATCAATCGCAG ATCATCACTTTTCCATGTCGATCTGACAGGTGGTCAATGTG AGCTATTGTCAGAGGACAACAAAGCCATTTGGTCTCCACGGTTGAGCCCAGACCAGTGTCGCATCGTATACCTGGAGAATCAAGCTTCTGGACCTCATCAGCAATGCAGTCGTATCTGCATG TATGACTGGTACACAAAGCTCACTTCTGTGATAGTGGATATTGTCCCTCGACAGATCCAGG ATGGATTTGCTGGAATCTATAGCACAGCACTGCCTGAGCATTGTTGGGCAGCAGACAGTCAAAGAGTTGTGCTGGACACAATTCAACGCAGCAGGCAG GAGCTGATTGTGGTGGATATAGCATCAAAAAGTGTGTGTTCACTCACCAAAA GCTCTTCTCTTGGAAGCTGGGTGCTGCTCACCATTGACAGAGATCTGATGGTGGCCAGATTCTCCACTCCTAACTCCCCTCCTATGCTT ATGGTAGCTTTTCTGCCTCCTGCAGGCAAGGAAGCAGAggtgaactgggtatgtctagaagAAACCAGCCCAATTCAAGGTATTAGTTGGGATGTTCATATTCTTCAACCTTCTCCAGATCAAGACAATCCCCAGTATA GAGGCCTGGATTTTGAAGCCATACTACTCAAGCCCACTCAGGTACCAGAACAAGCCAAACTTCCATTAGTGGTGTCACCACATG GAGGCCCTCATTCAGTGTTCACCACTACCTGGATGCTGTATCCAGCAGTGCTCTGCCGAATGGGATTTGCTGTGCTGTTGG TGAATTACCGAGGCTCTTTGGGCTTTGGCCAGGATAGTGTGGATTCACTACCAGGAAATGTGGGTTGCCAGGATGTCAAAGATGTGCAG TTCTGTGTAGAGCAGATGCTGCAGAAAGAACCTCTGGATTCAAAGAGAGTAGCTTTGCTTGGAGGATCTCATGGAGGCTTCTTATCTTGTCATCTCATTGGCCAATACCCCAGCACATATAAAGCCTGTGTGACTAGGAATCCTGTAGTCAATATGGCCTCCATGATTGGAAGCACGGATATCCCTGATTG GTGCATGACTGAGGTCGGACTACCCTATGACCAAGCTGCTCTCCCGGTTCCTGAACAGTGGGAAAAGATGCTGCTTCATTCACCTATGCAGTTTGTTGACAAG GTTCAAGCACCAGTTCTCTTGTTGATTGGAGAAGAAGATAGACGTGTTCCCCCCAAGCAAGGCTTGGAATATTATCGTGCACTTAGGTCCAGGGGTATTCCAACCCG GATGTTGCAGTATCCCAGTGATAACCATGCCCTATCCAGTGTGGAGGCTGAGGCAGACGGTTTCATGAATATTGCACTCTGGTTTCTTCAACACTTGAAATAG
- the LOC139160647 gene encoding acylamino-acid-releasing enzyme-like isoform X1, translated as MEPPVRNRQGPDTGVGDRRLLNDTEEIATLYRDLSQYPSLSHACIGPEVTTQYGGKHCNIYTEWSQRDLERAENVKFCRQYLVFHDNQSVIYSGPSGNCTEVKGELLSRDSPSGTQKAVVRKMNNSKGEEKQFLEVWEKNRKVKSIELTALEKHGQVYDDDQFGCLAWSHSETHLLYVAEKKRPKTESFFKPRAPELNTEEELAKTEQDKAVKGEQFVFYEDWGETLVAKSIPVLCILDIESNNISVLEGVPEYISPGQAFWTPNDTGVVFTGWYHEPFRLGLKYCINRRSSLFHVDLTGGQCELLSEDNKAIWSPRLSPDQCRIVYLENQASGPHQQCSRICMYDWYTKLTSVIVDIVPRQIQDGFAGIYSTALPEHCWAADSQRVVLDTIQRSRQELIVVDIASKSVCSLTKSSSLGSWVLLTIDRDLMVARFSTPNSPPMLMVAFLPPAGKEAEVNWVCLEETSPIQGISWDVHILQPSPDQDNPQYRGLDFEAILLKPTQVPEQAKLPLVVSPHGGPHSVFTTTWMLYPAVLCRMGFAVLLVNYRGSLGFGQDSVDSLPGNVGCQDVKDVQFCVEQMLQKEPLDSKRVALLGGSHGGFLSCHLIGQYPSTYKACVTRNPVVNMASMIGSTDIPDWCMTEVGLPYDQAALPVPEQWEKMLLHSPMQFVDKVQAPVLLLIGEEDRRVPPKQGLEYYRALRSRGIPTRMLQYPSDNHALSSVEAEADGFMNIALWFLQHLK; from the exons TTGCTGAATGATACAGAAGAAATAGCTACCTTGTACCGTGATCTGAGCCAGTATCCTTCGCTTTCGCATGCTTGTATTGGGCCTGAAGTAACAACTCAGTATGGTGGTAAACATTGCAATATTTATACGG AGTGGTCACAGCGGGATTTGGAAAGAGCTGAAAACGTGAAATTCTGCCGTCAATACCTCGTTTTCCATGACAACCAGTCCGTTATCTATTCTGGTCCCTCAGGCAATTGCACTGAAGTCAAAGGAGA ACTGCTCAGTCGGGATTCTCCGAGTGGAACTCAAAAAGCTGTTGTGCGAAAGATGAACAATAGCAAAGGCGAGGAAAAACAGTTTCTGGAG GTCTGGGAAAAAAACCGGAAGGTGAAGAGCATTGAGTTGACAGCTCTAGAGAAGCATGGCCAAGTATATGATGATG ATCAGTTTGGCTGTTTGGCCTGGTCACACTCAGAGACTCACCTTCTCTACGTGGCAGAAAAGAAGCGTCCCAAGACAGAGTCTTTCTTTAAGCCCAGAGCCCCTGAGCTGAATACTGAAGAGGAGCTGGCCAAGACTGAACAAGACAAAGCAGTCAAG GGAGAGCAGTTCGTATTTTATGAAGACTGGGGGGAAACTCTGGTGGCTAAGAGTATCCCTGTGCTGTGTATATTGGACATTGAGAGCAACAATATTTCTGTGCTAGAAGGTGTTCCAGAATATATCTCACCTGGTCAG GCTTTCTGGACCCCAAATGACACAGGAGTGGTATTCACTGGCTGGTATCATGAGCCTTTCCGTCTAGGCTTGAAGTACTGCATCAATCGCAG ATCATCACTTTTCCATGTCGATCTGACAGGTGGTCAATGTG AGCTATTGTCAGAGGACAACAAAGCCATTTGGTCTCCACGGTTGAGCCCAGACCAGTGTCGCATCGTATACCTGGAGAATCAAGCTTCTGGACCTCATCAGCAATGCAGTCGTATCTGCATG TATGACTGGTACACAAAGCTCACTTCTGTGATAGTGGATATTGTCCCTCGACAGATCCAGG ATGGATTTGCTGGAATCTATAGCACAGCACTGCCTGAGCATTGTTGGGCAGCAGACAGTCAAAGAGTTGTGCTGGACACAATTCAACGCAGCAGGCAG GAGCTGATTGTGGTGGATATAGCATCAAAAAGTGTGTGTTCACTCACCAAAA GCTCTTCTCTTGGAAGCTGGGTGCTGCTCACCATTGACAGAGATCTGATGGTGGCCAGATTCTCCACTCCTAACTCCCCTCCTATGCTT ATGGTAGCTTTTCTGCCTCCTGCAGGCAAGGAAGCAGAggtgaactgggtatgtctagaagAAACCAGCCCAATTCAAGGTATTAGTTGGGATGTTCATATTCTTCAACCTTCTCCAGATCAAGACAATCCCCAGTATA GAGGCCTGGATTTTGAAGCCATACTACTCAAGCCCACTCAGGTACCAGAACAAGCCAAACTTCCATTAGTGGTGTCACCACATG GAGGCCCTCATTCAGTGTTCACCACTACCTGGATGCTGTATCCAGCAGTGCTCTGCCGAATGGGATTTGCTGTGCTGTTGG TGAATTACCGAGGCTCTTTGGGCTTTGGCCAGGATAGTGTGGATTCACTACCAGGAAATGTGGGTTGCCAGGATGTCAAAGATGTGCAG TTCTGTGTAGAGCAGATGCTGCAGAAAGAACCTCTGGATTCAAAGAGAGTAGCTTTGCTTGGAGGATCTCATGGAGGCTTCTTATCTTGTCATCTCATTGGCCAATACCCCAGCACATATAAAGCCTGTGTGACTAGGAATCCTGTAGTCAATATGGCCTCCATGATTGGAAGCACGGATATCCCTGATTG GTGCATGACTGAGGTCGGACTACCCTATGACCAAGCTGCTCTCCCGGTTCCTGAACAGTGGGAAAAGATGCTGCTTCATTCACCTATGCAGTTTGTTGACAAG GTTCAAGCACCAGTTCTCTTGTTGATTGGAGAAGAAGATAGACGTGTTCCCCCCAAGCAAGGCTTGGAATATTATCGTGCACTTAGGTCCAGGGGTATTCCAACCCG GATGTTGCAGTATCCCAGTGATAACCATGCCCTATCCAGTGTGGAGGCTGAGGCAGACGGTTTCATGAATATTGCACTCTGGTTTCTTCAACACTTGAAATAG